The sequence AGGGCTTACTGATTGTCCCGATGCCCTATTGAGTATTTTCTCAGTTAGTGTTAGGCCCATTGGTTTTCTTCAATATATAGTATTTATATGGTTTACCTCATAATACAGAGGTTATGAATAATCACCAGGAGCGGTGGGTACATACCGTAATTAAAAGCAGGGGTTTAACTAAGCACATTAGTGTTGGTAATTGATTGGGAAAATAGTGAATGGTAATTAAGACCATTATGTGTGAGCACGGCAAGTAGTTGATTGCTATTTCCATTTTGCGGACCTAGGTATACAGTCTATACGCCAGGTTTGATTCAGAAAGTTAGTACCATTAATGAACCTAGGCGTGAAATCTTATCCTTAACTTGTTCATAATTTGTGGTAAAATTTATATAAGCCATAACATTTACCGATGATATGGGCCTTAGGACTGGCGAGCAGTATGTGGAGGGCATAAGGAATAGGAAGTATGTGAAGGTGTACGTCATGGGCAAGCCAGTGAATGATGCGATGGCAAGCCCCTTTTTAAAGCCGTCAGTATTGGCCTTTAAGGCTACCTTCGATGCGGCCTTCCAGGAAGATACCAAGAAGTTAGCGAGGGCGTACAGCCCGTACATCAATGAGGAGGTCAACCGCTTTAACCATATACACCAGGGCCCAGAGGACTTGGTGGCCAAGGTAAAGCTACTTAGGAGATTGAGCCATAAGGTCGGTGCGTGCTTCCAGAGATGTGTTGGTTGGGATGCGCTAAATACCTTATACATAATTACTAGTAAGATAGCCGAGAGGGAGGGCAAGGGGGTGTATCGAGATAGGTTCATTAATTATTTGAAATACGTTCAAAAGAATGACCTGGCACTAGCCGGCGCAATGACTGATGTGAAGGGAGTGAGAACCCTTAGGCCTAGTGAGCAACCGAACCCCGACGCATATGTTAGGGTTGTTGAGGAGAGGGATGACGGTATTGTGGTCAGAGGTGCTAAGGCTAACATAACCGGCGTGGCCGTCGTCGATGAGGTTATTGTCATGCCCACCAGGGCCATGACGGAAAAGGACACCAGGTACGCAATATCCTTCGCAATACCTCTGGACACGCCTGGGGTTACCGTGGTTGTCGGCCGTCAATTGAACGATGCAAGGAGGTTGGAGGGTGGTGAAATTGATGGCTTACCATACATGTTTAATCATGAGGGTCTAGTGATATTTAATGACGTGTTCGTGCCGTGGGATAGGGTCTTCCTTTACCTTGATTGGGCCTGGGCTGGCGCACTCGTTGAGGTGTTTTCGGCATACCACAGACAGGGCTATGCCGGGTGTAAGTCAGGACTTGGTGATGTGATAATAGGGACCACCTATGATTTGGCGAGACAGTTGGGGATTCAGGATAGGCCTCACGTGCAGAGTAAACTCACTGAGATGGTGTTCCTAAACGAGACCATGTACTCAGCGGGTCTGACAGCCAGTTGGGAGGGCATTAAACTACTTAGCGATGGTGGTTGGTGGGTAAACCCAATGTACGCAAACGTGACCAAACACCTAGTGACTAGGTTTCCCTATGAAATAGCCAGGCTGGCTCACGATATTGCCGGTGGATTACTGGGTACAGCACCAAGCGAATTCGACCTCAAGAACCCAGAGTTAAGGCCATTGATAGAGAAGTACCTGCAGGGTGTACCTGAGTTTACGGCTGAGGACAGGCTCAGGATGCTTAGATTGCTCGAGAACGTAAGCATAAGTGCTGGTTACTTAATAGAGTCAATCCACGGCGCAGGCTCACCTGAGGCCCAGAGGATATCCATGGCAAGGCTGTATGACTTCCAGCTTGCGGAAAACATAGCCAAGAACCTGGCTAGGATAAGGGTGAACATAAGATTGCCTGAGAAGGTCGAACCACATAGAAGATCTGATGTGGAAGGGTGACCGCATTTACCCACAGGTCAAGTTCACTGTAGAAGCATTATTTTAGATGCGGTTAGGCATATGGCGTGGGTACCCCAGAACCCATTGACAAGCGCCACAGGTAATTAAGGAAATCATCAATATCCTTCTCAAGACCCTTAATCTCCTCATCAGTCACGTGGGACCACCTGGACTGCGCCTTAACGAATTCTCTCAATGACTTACGCAATCTCTTATCCATGTACATATCACTTGGTGGGTTTATGATTAACCTATCACGGTCCCACTCGTATAGTGGGAAGTAACCTGTCTCTGTGGCTAGTCTGGCTATCTCGATCATCTTCTCATCAGAGAATCCCCAACCTGGTGGGCATGGTGCCAGTACGTGTATGAATGCCGGGCCCTCATTTAAATACGACAACGCCTTCCTCACCTTATTCACTAGATCAATTGGAAAGGCTACATTCGCCGTGGCTGCGTATGGTATATGGTGAGCCATCACTATGCTCATTATATCCTTCTTCTTCTCAATCTTACCCCTAATCACCGTACCCGCAGGCATGGTGGTGGTCCTCGCGAACTTCGGTGTTCCTCCGCTTCTCTGTATTCCTGTGTTCATGTAGGCCTCATTATCATAAAGCACATAGAGCACGCCATGACCACGCTCAAGCATACCACTGAGAGCCTGCAAACCAATATCATAAGTACCACCATCACCGGCAATAACCAAAACCTTAGTGTTCCTTTTCAGTGATCCATTTTTGTTCAGTGACTTTATGGCGGCCTCTATGCCGGAGGCCACGGCACCTGCATTCTCAAAGGCCACGTGTATGTACGGAACACCCCAGGCGGTGTATGGGTATATGGTCGTCGTAACCTCAAGACATCCTGTTGGGTTAACGACTATTACATCAGGGCCGGCGGCCTTAAGTACTAACCTAGCCGTTAGTAGTGCTCCGCAGGCAGGACACGCAGTATGCCCTGGTGCCAGATACTCTTCCCTGGTTATGTCAAAGAAGGATTTAGCTAGTTTAACCTTCATTGCCATACTCCCTCACACCCATGTACATGGTACTCTTCGTTAGATCCCAAGGCTGTGAATCGTTTATTATCTTGATTAGTTTAGCGACGTCCCTTGAGTACACAGTCCTTTGTCCAAGTCCATGAACCACAGAAACCACTGGAGTGCTAAGCCCCCTTGAATGCAATGCCGTAGCCACTTCCATGGCTACAGGTCCTTCGATTGCTGCCCCAGGGCTTACTGCCCTGTCTATAACCGCCACGGTCTTCATATCGCTGATCATTTCGATTAACTCATCAGTTGGGAATGGTCTGAATAATCTTAACCTAAGGGCGCCTGCCTTAATGCCTCTTTTCCTGGCTTCATTCACAGCCCTCTTGACGTTGCCCCATATACCGCCATAGGCTATGACGGCATAATCCGCATCATCAAGCATATATCCCTCGACTAGCCTGTAATTTCTACTGAAGGTCCTATTGAAGGCATCATGAACCTCCCTAATCACACCCATCGAGTTATGCATTGCTTCAATTAATTGGTACTTAATCTCATAATACCACTCTGGAACCGCCATTGCGCCCATGGTTATCGGCTTACTACTATCCAGTATGGGTCTATTCAGCCTCTTTGGTGCGAATCCCCTGATCGTATCCGCGTCATATAGTTCCACTGGTTCTGTGGTGTGGCTCATTAGGAATCCGTCGTATGAGACCATGACTGGTAGTAGGACTCTGTTGTCCTCTGCGATCCTGTATGCCATGATTATTGAATCATAAACCTCCTGGGCACTGGAGGCAATCATAATAACCCAACCAGAATCCCTAGTTGCAGCGAAGTCTTGGTAATCACCATGAATACTTATTGGCGCCGAGACCGCCCTGGTGGCTAATCCCATGACTATTGGAAGCCTAAGACCAGAGGCAATATAAAGTAACTCAAACATGTACAGGAGTCCCTGGCTTGATGTTGCTGTGAACACCCTTGCTCCTGCAGCTGAGGCGCCTATGAGCGCAGATAAGGCACTATGTTCGGACTCCACCGGTATGTACTCAGCACTTAATTCGCCATTGGCTATGAACTCAGCCATCTTTTCAACTGCAGGTGTTTGTGGCGTTATTGGGTAGGCGGCCACTACGTCTACCTCTGCATCTTTAGCCGCATAGGCAGCGGCGTAATTAGAGGTTATGGCAACTCTATCCCTAATGATTTCTCTCCCTATCCTTGATTTGATCACTGTTAGACTCACTCCTCACCACCCTCTGGCACCATCTTTATTGCCTTGACTGGGCATTCATGGGCGCATATTCCGCAGCCCTTGCAGTGATCATAATCAATCTCATAAGTCAAGTCATACCTCTTACCGGCCTTCGTTGCATAGGGCTTCTTCAATTCAAGTATTGCCGGTTCAGGGCAGTACATCCAGCACGTCCTGCACCTAATACACGCATCCTGGTCAATAACGGGTCTCTCAGTCCTCCAAGAACCAGTGGTGTTCTTAATGGTGCTCATGGGTTCTACCACATAACTGCCGATCGGATGGAGTTCCCTCCATCCTAATAACCTGGTGTTCTTTAGCGATTCATTGTTGTTCATTTGATCACCCTTGACTCATTGTATGCTATCCTGATTAATTCCGCATTTAGTTTCCCTAGTTTACTGCCGAAGAATTTTGATGCGGCGTAGGCAACATCCTCGACAGTTAATATATCGAATACTCTCAATAGTGCGCCAAGCATTGCCGTATTCACTATGGCCTTGTCCAGGTACTTCGTTGATAGGTCATATGCGTTTATGTAAATAATGCCACCCTTAAAGATTCTTAGGTATGGTTCAACTGTTTCATAGCGTCTTGCATTAATGATAATGTAGTCCCGAGTCCTCCTGATTATTTCGGGATTGACCCTAAGTAGGTCGGGGCCAAAGACAATAGACATGTTGGGTTCCTCTATTGGTTCTCTCGCCTCAACAGGTTCAGTGGATACAACTAAGTATGATCGAACCGGCGCTCCCCTTCTTTCTGGACCAAACTCTGGGTATGCCAGGGCATATAACCCCTTACTAACTGCCGCAAGGGCTGTTATCTGCGCAGCCGTCACGGCGCCTTGTCCTCCTCTGCCGAAGAATATTATTTCATACGTTTCACTTTCCATATATTGTTTTTTGCCTACTTACCCTTAGTTATAAACAATTTTATGGATTTTTAGGGATTTATAATAACAGAATTCGTTTAGTGCGGGTATGGCATACGTTTATTGAGAAAAGTCAAATATACCGCCAAGAGCACTAATTATTAGTACCAAGGTCTGCCTGGATCTCTTCTGGCCCCAAAGGGCGAGACTTTAAGCGCGTCATTGGTAATATTCATCTCAGTATTGCATGGCGATTAAGAATCGATAATTCATGGTATTTACAAGGATTAATGGGCAAAGATACATTACTTCCTTCTTCCAATGTTGGGTTCATGCATTATCTTTAACCTAATGAACTTAATGACATTAGGTATCTTAATTTCATTTGGGCAGCTTTCCTGGCACAGACCGCAACCGGTACATAGCCATATGACTTTACGTAACCAGTCATCCACTATACCTAGGTTAGCCATTTTCATAACGAGCCTTGTGTTTAAACCATATTCGCTCATGGGGCATACGGTAGTACACGTACCGCATTGATAACACAGTGATGCGGTTTGTTCGAACTTCATTAATTCCTCCCTAAGGCCGAAGTTAACGGTTACTGGCATGTTCATCACCTTAATTGCTTGATTCTTTGTTTTGTCATTTCAATCTCCTCCTTAGTCACTGTCTTAACGACCTTCTCGGCCTCTCTCATAGTCTCCACTAGGTCAACCACATCAGGCGCTCCAAACAGTCTCATTTGGAATCTTTCTTCTTTCATGCCTATGTTCTTCAGTCTCTTTTTCCAGTTTTCGAATCTCTTGACCGTGTTGTAATTGGCCGTTATGTAGTGGCAGTCACCAAGCCTACAACCAGTCACAAAGACCCCAGCAGCACCAAGCTCAAAGGCATGCTTAACATGCCTCCAAGCCAACCTAGAACTGCACTGAAGCCTAATTATCCTCGCGTATGGTGGGTACTGCATCTTAAATATACCGGCATTATCGGCAGCCCAGTAGGAGCAGTAGGCACAGGTGAACATGACAACCTTCCTCTCAGGCTCCTCAGCCAAGGCAGCATCAATCTGAGCCATGATAGCATCATCACTGAGTAAGTCCATATCCAGTGCGCCGTATGGGCACTCACCAACGCATGAACCACAACCCTGGCAAGCGGCTGGGTCTATCGTAACGGGCTTACCAGGCTCGCCCTTGATGGCACCGTACGGACAGGCCTTAACACATAGTAAGCAACCAACGCATTTACCCGGGTCTACCCTTGGCACCGAGACCTCCTTAATTATGTAGTCCCTGGACAATAGTGTCAATGCCCTGGCGGCTGCCGCGTAGCCCTCCAGGACTGCCTCACCGAAGCTCCTATTTGCCCTAACCGCACCTGCTATGAATATGCCCGGTGTCATCGTATCCACCGGGCCAAGCTTCGGATGAGCCTCCATCAAGAAACCCTCCTGATCCCTAGAAAGTCTCAAAACCTTGGAAATTTCATCAGAGTTGGGTTTCATGGGTATGTTTAGTATTACGGTATCTATGGGTATTGAGACATCGTTGCCAAGCTCCACATCCCTCACTGCCGCAGTGTCGTTATTTAGAATCACGTGCTTCCTAACTTCGCCATCCCTGGGAATCCTTAATATAGCGACATTGGCCTTCCTGGCCTCCCTGTATAAATCCTCATACTGGGTACCCACAGTCATTAAATCCCTAACGACAACATACACGTTACTTCCCAGCCTTCTTAGTAATAATGCCATGTTTAGCATGATGGCTTGGCAATATGGTTTGTTACAAAGGTCTAGGAACAGCACGTTACTTCCAAACTTCCTGGTTCCCTGGATCAATTCATGGATTGTCATAACCCTCGGGTCACCATTGAAACCATAGTCAGAGGCATCAATGGGTTTAGCACCCGTAGCCACTATTATAGCTCCGGCATCAATTTCCTGCCCATTCGATAAGGTGACATGGAAATTGCCTGTAAATCCCGTGATCTCCTTAACGGTAGTCCCGTAGTAAACCCTAACCCTGGGATTACTAAGGATATTCAATAGTCTATTCATAATACCACTAATTCTATTGCCCTCAGGAAGGTACTTAGTCAGGAGTTCATTGTTGTAATTGCCACCGCATCTATCACTAATCTCCACTATTATTGTCTCCACACCTGCGTTGGCCAAGGTATTTGCAGCAGCTAGACCTGCTGGTCCACAGCCAATGATCAACGCCCTCTTAACAACACTGTGTTTCTCAGGTCTGAACGGTTTCATAAGTGGAGCCTTGGCCACCGCCATCTTTATCATGTCCTTTGCCTTCTCGGTGGCTGCCCTCCTATCGCTGTGGACCCATGTGTCCAGGTTCCTAATATTCGTCATCTCCACGAGGTAAGGATTAAGACCAGCCCTCCTCGCAGCATCCTGGAAAAACCTAAGATGAGTCGCTGGAGAACAGGCAGCCACTACTACCCTGCTCAGGTTATTTCTCTTAATGGATTCCGTAATTTTATCAAGACCAGCCTTTGAACATGCAAAGGGTACATCCTCAACATGCACCACGTTGGGTAGCCCCCTGGAGACTCTCACGAGCTCATTAATATCGGCAATACCAGCTATGTTGCTGC is a genomic window of Vulcanisaeta souniana JCM 11219 containing:
- a CDS encoding ferredoxin oxidoreductase — translated: MSLTVIKSRIGREIIRDRVAITSNYAAAYAAKDAEVDVVAAYPITPQTPAVEKMAEFIANGELSAEYIPVESEHSALSALIGASAAGARVFTATSSQGLLYMFELLYIASGLRLPIVMGLATRAVSAPISIHGDYQDFAATRDSGWVIMIASSAQEVYDSIIMAYRIAEDNRVLLPVMVSYDGFLMSHTTEPVELYDADTIRGFAPKRLNRPILDSSKPITMGAMAVPEWYYEIKYQLIEAMHNSMGVIREVHDAFNRTFSRNYRLVEGYMLDDADYAVIAYGGIWGNVKRAVNEARKRGIKAGALRLRLFRPFPTDELIEMISDMKTVAVIDRAVSPGAAIEGPVAMEVATALHSRGLSTPVVSVVHGLGQRTVYSRDVAKLIKIINDSQPWDLTKSTMYMGVREYGNEG
- a CDS encoding 4Fe-4S dicluster domain-containing protein; this translates as MPVTVNFGLREELMKFEQTASLCYQCGTCTTVCPMSEYGLNTRLVMKMANLGIVDDWLRKVIWLCTGCGLCQESCPNEIKIPNVIKFIRLKIMHEPNIGRRK
- a CDS encoding thiamine pyrophosphate-dependent enzyme produces the protein MAMKVKLAKSFFDITREEYLAPGHTACPACGALLTARLVLKAAGPDVIVVNPTGCLEVTTTIYPYTAWGVPYIHVAFENAGAVASGIEAAIKSLNKNGSLKRNTKVLVIAGDGGTYDIGLQALSGMLERGHGVLYVLYDNEAYMNTGIQRSGGTPKFARTTTMPAGTVIRGKIEKKKDIMSIVMAHHIPYAATANVAFPIDLVNKVRKALSYLNEGPAFIHVLAPCPPGWGFSDEKMIEIARLATETGYFPLYEWDRDRLIINPPSDMYMDKRLRKSLREFVKAQSRWSHVTDEEIKGLEKDIDDFLNYLWRLSMGSGVPTPYA
- a CDS encoding 2-oxoacid:acceptor oxidoreductase family protein → MESETYEIIFFGRGGQGAVTAAQITALAAVSKGLYALAYPEFGPERRGAPVRSYLVVSTEPVEAREPIEEPNMSIVFGPDLLRVNPEIIRRTRDYIIINARRYETVEPYLRIFKGGIIYINAYDLSTKYLDKAIVNTAMLGALLRVFDILTVEDVAYAASKFFGSKLGKLNAELIRIAYNESRVIK
- a CDS encoding 4Fe-4S binding protein; this translates as MNNNESLKNTRLLGWRELHPIGSYVVEPMSTIKNTTGSWRTERPVIDQDACIRCRTCWMYCPEPAILELKKPYATKAGKRYDLTYEIDYDHCKGCGICAHECPVKAIKMVPEGGEE
- a CDS encoding 4-hydroxyphenylacetate 3-hydroxylase family protein, encoding MGLRTGEQYVEGIRNRKYVKVYVMGKPVNDAMASPFLKPSVLAFKATFDAAFQEDTKKLARAYSPYINEEVNRFNHIHQGPEDLVAKVKLLRRLSHKVGACFQRCVGWDALNTLYIITSKIAEREGKGVYRDRFINYLKYVQKNDLALAGAMTDVKGVRTLRPSEQPNPDAYVRVVEERDDGIVVRGAKANITGVAVVDEVIVMPTRAMTEKDTRYAISFAIPLDTPGVTVVVGRQLNDARRLEGGEIDGLPYMFNHEGLVIFNDVFVPWDRVFLYLDWAWAGALVEVFSAYHRQGYAGCKSGLGDVIIGTTYDLARQLGIQDRPHVQSKLTEMVFLNETMYSAGLTASWEGIKLLSDGGWWVNPMYANVTKHLVTRFPYEIARLAHDIAGGLLGTAPSEFDLKNPELRPLIEKYLQGVPEFTAEDRLRMLRLLENVSISAGYLIESIHGAGSPEAQRISMARLYDFQLAENIAKNLARIRVNIRLPEKVEPHRRSDVEG
- a CDS encoding FAD-dependent oxidoreductase, giving the protein MVYRALGLDRVKRPLGKLKITPEMCIGDELCVRRCPVGILELTKEEVNAKGYHYVRIKPGREIDCIACSICEKVCPTNAIYVEHEEELTVKDYITKAGNPTPTTTTSASTSNRVLILGGGIAGIEAALALANMGYRVTLVEKSPAIGGKMAMLDKTFPTLDCSICIEGPLMSDVSANKNIEVLTTAELMELRGEPGRYRARILVKPRYVTDECTKCGKCEEVCPVTVPSEYNAGIGLRKAIYLPFPQAEPGIYAIDPDLCLNKPPENIACNRCVSVCEPRTILFTMMPRIIEREVAAVIVATGYELEGGEVLTKYGYGKHPDVLTAMEFERLVNATGPSMGEVVKLGNHGHPRKVLLLSCIGSRTSKANPYCSKVCCEYTLKQAIYAKNHGIEDVAVLYMNDVRTYGKGFENLYQRAVEAGIKIMHGRPLIMSNGNGSIKVKYEDTRSKEVKIEDYDMVILAPAIKPPRELYKLANTLGLELDRYGFIRVNPANPVETNIPGIFVAGSASGPTDITESVLMGLAAAAQAVNLMGKAVTEGEEFRETIEPKETRTGVFICHCGSNIAGIADINELVRVSRGLPNVVHVEDVPFACSKAGLDKITESIKRNNLSRVVVAACSPATHLRFFQDAARRAGLNPYLVEMTNIRNLDTWVHSDRRAATEKAKDMIKMAVAKAPLMKPFRPEKHSVVKRALIIGCGPAGLAAANTLANAGVETIIVEISDRCGGNYNNELLTKYLPEGNRISGIMNRLLNILSNPRVRVYYGTTVKEITGFTGNFHVTLSNGQEIDAGAIIVATGAKPIDASDYGFNGDPRVMTIHELIQGTRKFGSNVLFLDLCNKPYCQAIMLNMALLLRRLGSNVYVVVRDLMTVGTQYEDLYREARKANVAILRIPRDGEVRKHVILNNDTAAVRDVELGNDVSIPIDTVILNIPMKPNSDEISKVLRLSRDQEGFLMEAHPKLGPVDTMTPGIFIAGAVRANRSFGEAVLEGYAAAARALTLLSRDYIIKEVSVPRVDPGKCVGCLLCVKACPYGAIKGEPGKPVTIDPAACQGCGSCVGECPYGALDMDLLSDDAIMAQIDAALAEEPERKVVMFTCAYCSYWAADNAGIFKMQYPPYARIIRLQCSSRLAWRHVKHAFELGAAGVFVTGCRLGDCHYITANYNTVKRFENWKKRLKNIGMKEERFQMRLFGAPDVVDLVETMREAEKVVKTVTKEEIEMTKQRIKQLR